One genomic segment of Ehrlichia chaffeensis str. Arkansas includes these proteins:
- the dprA gene encoding DNA-processing protein DprA → MKINKELSHQELISCLRVIRTPNIGPSTFHALIKLYKTCQHILEVLPNLIKKSKINNKIHNICSIEAAELEIENTTKIGGKIITVFDEDYPEILRNIHDYPPVITVLGDSSLLKEKTIGIVGSRNPSINGKNFAYKLSYELANSGFVIASGLARGIDKSAHSIIYQQLPTIAVMASGVNIVYPQENIHLYNTIVDKGGLIITEFPFSTLPRAQLFPQRNRIISGLSLGVVIVEASIQSGSLITANFALEQNREVFAVPGSPLDHRCRGSNSLIKNGAKLVEFTHDITESLQFNNNKPYIQQSIFDNTTKSDNNLFEINNAKDTILQYITHSPTEIEEIIASTNLNISSILIALIELEAAQKIERFPNNKVALMHY, encoded by the coding sequence ATGAAAATCAATAAAGAATTATCCCACCAAGAACTGATATCATGTCTTAGAGTAATAAGAACACCAAACATAGGTCCATCAACATTTCATGCATTAATTAAGCTATATAAAACTTGTCAACATATACTGGAAGTTCTACCAAACTTAATAAAAAAATCTAAAATTAATAATAAAATTCACAACATATGCTCTATTGAAGCAGCAGAACTAGAAATTGAAAATACTACTAAGATTGGTGGAAAAATAATTACTGTATTTGATGAAGACTACCCAGAAATTTTACGTAATATTCACGATTATCCACCAGTTATAACAGTACTAGGAGACTCATCACTGTTAAAAGAAAAAACAATAGGAATAGTAGGAAGCAGGAACCCTTCCATCAATGGAAAAAATTTTGCTTATAAGTTATCATACGAATTAGCTAACTCTGGTTTTGTTATAGCGTCCGGATTAGCAAGAGGAATAGATAAATCTGCACATAGTATAATTTACCAACAATTACCAACAATTGCTGTCATGGCCAGCGGAGTCAACATAGTATACCCGCAGGAAAATATACATTTATATAACACCATAGTAGATAAAGGAGGATTAATAATCACGGAATTTCCTTTTTCTACATTACCAAGGGCTCAATTATTTCCACAACGTAATCGTATAATTTCTGGATTATCACTTGGAGTAGTAATTGTCGAAGCATCTATACAATCAGGATCACTTATTACAGCAAATTTCGCTTTAGAACAAAATAGAGAAGTATTTGCAGTTCCTGGGTCACCACTTGACCATAGGTGTAGAGGAAGTAACAGTCTAATAAAAAACGGAGCAAAATTAGTAGAATTTACACACGATATCACAGAAAGTTTACAATTTAACAATAATAAACCTTACATACAACAATCAATATTCGATAATACAACAAAAAGTGATAATAACCTTTTTGAAATCAATAATGCAAAAGATACTATTCTGCAATACATAACCCATAGTCCAACCGAAATTGAAGAAATCATTGCGTCTACTAATTTGAACATCAGTAGTATATTAATAGCCTTAATTGAGCTAGAAGCAGCACAAAAAATAGAAAGATTTCCTAACAATAAAGTAGCTTTAATGCACTACTAG
- a CDS encoding ankyrin repeat domain-containing protein, which translates to MFNNNGDMQHQGNDGVILYGTQLDSNNFNDNIVLSEEDITALSQMRTQGIPPERLVPINRLLANASREGNFSAFFSEILAFLKCGKKKKIKQNCQFLVYQDKVGCYSIVENIKSIYSCHAIEGEVLEGHLYVCDLGSLGLVFPDDSIDKEGFLKSIFSSTFGKQESRISKFAITCFSDGNINYQVVDYKKTSLQYALECEDVHAINIIYHSFTKLKEHDDVLQKVTESALLKVIQQQDIVSNAFLECVNCLLGFKTEGFDLNAEKNKSLVENLKNFTRVIRNNDKLLSRVCKGSYENIVKFICLIGLEELKRADQDYSGDGALRIHHRRMLGMSFGPDHDSILSILVQSDSVHLLKDVLSQHRFNINATNAYGYTVLHFAAIYNAKKCAKFLLGSRSKIIPKPAKSGLTPLHLAAGSNDSLDVLKLLIQYDPFAIHARDNMGRTIMHHAALGGSIDNLLLCINLGMDVNLQATVFNDDGEIDELTNTGRSCAPIHLAIEEGKLGIVSCLLSCCDINLSVVNSDGCTPITTVDHRGNNLLHQCVIAGNVELLSRALYLGWQDVILQENCEGKTAFDIAIQDNKIACAELLLPVLRNKLKYTEYGLQKIFENIDSNGNNLLHQAVATRRISLVKKILSCYNINLMSVNANKETALDIAIKTGSAEIVALLLADSRQSLVSRNGSSYVMKLMNKNLMTKEVCHIVKKRGVNRENSKYAKLFVSLMTVFVLITFIVIATIIECEKIIYEILNAIGKNGYTSICLIAIAVFILSIICISCCLCAKLRVKLSESGKLLKIEESSACTIIPSESSDSASEYIDTCEEHTPSASLPSIECEEQTLPPSIGDDKPTIPKPRKLTRIMSLEECCVPKPTLAFPQ; encoded by the coding sequence ATGTTTAATAATAATGGTGATATGCAACACCAAGGCAATGATGGTGTGATATTATATGGAACTCAGTTAGATTCAAATAATTTTAATGACAATATTGTGTTATCTGAGGAAGATATTACAGCATTAAGTCAGATGAGAACTCAGGGTATACCTCCTGAGCGCCTTGTTCCCATAAACAGATTATTAGCAAATGCATCAAGGGAAGGAAATTTTTCTGCTTTTTTTTCAGAGATTTTGGCATTCTTAAAGTGTGGAAAAAAGAAAAAAATTAAACAAAATTGCCAGTTTCTTGTATATCAAGATAAAGTAGGATGTTATAGTATTGTAGAGAATATTAAATCAATATATTCCTGTCATGCTATAGAAGGAGAAGTTTTAGAAGGGCATCTTTACGTATGTGATCTTGGTAGTTTAGGTTTAGTATTTCCTGATGATTCTATTGACAAAGAAGGATTTCTTAAGTCAATTTTTAGTAGTACGTTTGGTAAACAAGAAAGCAGAATAAGTAAATTTGCGATCACATGCTTTAGTGATGGAAATATAAATTATCAAGTAGTAGATTACAAGAAGACATCACTGCAATATGCATTAGAATGTGAAGATGTTCATGCAATTAATATTATATATCATTCTTTCACTAAATTGAAAGAACATGATGATGTATTACAAAAAGTAACAGAGAGTGCATTGCTTAAAGTAATACAACAACAAGATATTGTTTCTAATGCATTTTTAGAATGTGTTAATTGTTTGCTAGGTTTCAAAACAGAAGGTTTTGATTTAAATGCTGAGAAAAATAAATCTCTAGTAGAAAATTTAAAGAATTTTACTCGTGTTATACGCAATAACGATAAGTTATTGTCTAGGGTATGTAAGGGATCATATGAAAACATAGTCAAATTTATATGCTTAATTGGATTGGAAGAATTAAAAAGAGCAGATCAAGATTACTCTGGAGATGGTGCGTTGAGAATCCATCACAGACGTATGCTAGGAATGAGTTTTGGTCCCGATCATGATAGTATTTTATCTATATTGGTACAATCAGATAGTGTACATTTATTGAAGGATGTGTTAAGTCAACATAGATTTAACATTAATGCTACTAATGCATATGGCTATACAGTACTACATTTTGCAGCAATATATAATGCAAAAAAATGTGCAAAGTTTTTGTTAGGAAGTAGGTCAAAGATTATTCCGAAACCTGCAAAATCTGGATTAACACCATTACATTTGGCTGCAGGTAGTAATGATTCATTGGATGTGTTAAAATTGTTGATTCAGTATGATCCATTTGCGATACATGCTAGAGATAATATGGGTAGAACCATTATGCATCATGCTGCTCTGGGTGGTAGTATAGATAATTTACTACTCTGTATTAATCTTGGTATGGATGTTAATCTTCAAGCAACTGTGTTTAATGATGATGGTGAAATTGATGAACTTACAAATACTGGTAGGAGTTGTGCTCCTATACACCTTGCAATTGAAGAAGGGAAATTAGGAATAGTAAGTTGTTTATTATCGTGTTGTGATATCAATTTATCAGTTGTAAATAGTGACGGATGTACTCCAATTACTACTGTAGATCATCGTGGTAATAACTTATTACATCAATGTGTTATTGCTGGTAATGTAGAGTTATTGTCAAGAGCTTTGTATTTAGGTTGGCAGGATGTTATTTTACAGGAGAACTGTGAAGGTAAAACAGCTTTTGATATTGCCATTCAGGATAATAAGATAGCATGTGCTGAACTATTGTTACCGGTTTTGCGTAATAAACTTAAATATACCGAGTATGGATTGCAAAAAATTTTTGAGAATATAGATTCTAATGGTAATAATCTATTACATCAAGCTGTGGCAACACGTAGAATTAGTTTAGTGAAAAAGATACTGTCTTGTTATAACATTAATTTAATGAGCGTCAATGCAAATAAGGAAACAGCATTAGATATCGCTATAAAAACTGGTAGTGCAGAGATAGTGGCTCTTCTACTTGCAGATAGTAGACAAAGTTTAGTTTCCAGAAATGGCAGTAGCTATGTCATGAAATTAATGAATAAAAATTTAATGACAAAAGAGGTTTGTCATATTGTTAAAAAAAGAGGTGTAAATAGAGAAAACAGTAAATATGCTAAATTGTTTGTATCATTAATGACAGTTTTCGTACTAATTACGTTTATTGTTATAGCAACGATAATTGAATGTGAGAAAATTATATATGAGATACTTAATGCAATTGGTAAAAATGGATATACAAGCATTTGTCTTATTGCTATTGCTGTCTTCATATTATCTATAATTTGTATCAGCTGCTGTTTATGTGCTAAGTTGCGTGTTAAATTATCGGAATCTGGAAAGCTTCTAAAGATAGAAGAGAGCAGTGCATGTACTATTATCCCCTCGGAAAGTTCAGATTCTGCTAGCGAATATATAGACACATGTGAAGAACATACACCTTCAGCTTCGCTTCCGTCAATTGAATGTGAAGAGCAAACACTACCACCAAGCATAGGAGACGACAAACCCACTATACCAAAACCAAGAAAATTAACTCGTATTATGTCTCTAGAAGAATGCTGTGTGCCCAAACCTACCTTAGCTTTTCCTCAGTGA
- the mnmA gene encoding tRNA 2-thiouridine(34) synthase MnmA, whose amino-acid sequence MLNDFKIDPLVKNKSPSATTAVVAMSGGVDSSVAAALLHKLGYKVIGITLQLYNNTTGKGACCGSLDTQDAKQVASIMGFPHYTLNYEKVFKEEVIDDFIDTYMQGKTPIPCIKCNQVVKFRDLLNATKSLDADILVTGHYIRKIEQDDDIYVYSSKDTKKDQSYFLFATTIEQLKFLRFPLGNFHKDNIRKLAEHFNLPIANKPDSQNICFVADTYKNTIAQLRPNAIKKGNIIDTSGNILGQHDGIVNFTIGQRRGIGLSSKEPLYVIKLNPDTNEVTVGHKSALLQNKLHIEKINWLVKDKIPHTGLNVKVKLRSSHSGSTAIVYPNDNNKATVLLQDTYCTVTPGQACVIYDGDRMLGGGWIC is encoded by the coding sequence ATGCTTAATGACTTTAAAATAGACCCACTAGTTAAAAATAAATCACCCTCAGCAACAACTGCAGTTGTTGCTATGTCCGGCGGTGTTGATAGTTCAGTAGCAGCAGCATTGTTACACAAATTAGGGTACAAAGTTATCGGCATCACTCTACAACTATATAATAATACTACTGGAAAAGGTGCATGCTGTGGTAGTCTGGATACGCAAGATGCAAAACAAGTAGCATCAATTATGGGGTTCCCTCATTATACTCTCAACTATGAAAAAGTATTTAAAGAAGAAGTCATAGATGATTTTATAGACACATACATGCAGGGCAAAACTCCTATACCATGTATAAAATGCAATCAAGTTGTAAAATTTAGAGATCTACTTAATGCAACAAAATCACTTGATGCAGATATCCTAGTTACCGGTCATTATATTAGAAAAATAGAACAAGATGATGATATATACGTATATTCAAGCAAAGATACAAAAAAAGATCAGAGTTATTTTCTATTTGCAACTACAATAGAACAGCTAAAATTTCTTAGATTCCCACTAGGAAATTTTCATAAAGATAACATAAGAAAATTAGCAGAACATTTTAATCTACCAATAGCGAATAAACCAGATAGCCAAAATATATGTTTCGTTGCAGATACATATAAAAATACAATAGCACAACTAAGACCTAACGCAATAAAAAAAGGTAATATTATAGATACTAGTGGAAACATATTGGGACAACATGATGGTATAGTCAATTTTACTATTGGACAAAGAAGAGGTATAGGATTATCTTCAAAGGAACCATTATATGTTATCAAATTAAATCCAGATACTAATGAAGTTACAGTGGGCCACAAATCTGCACTATTGCAAAATAAGCTACACATAGAAAAAATAAATTGGTTAGTTAAGGACAAAATTCCACACACTGGACTAAATGTTAAAGTAAAACTAAGATCATCCCATTCAGGTAGCACAGCTATAGTTTATCCAAACGATAACAATAAAGCAACTGTACTATTACAAGACACATATTGCACAGTAACTCCTGGACAAGCATGTGTTATTTATGACGGAGATAGAATGTTAGGAGGAGGATGGATATGTTAA
- a CDS encoding ECH_0878 family protein, protein MMNNTHNTNNVVNQVQDIAQDNHISDNNANEAREVLAAHAAENNANEIREVLHDYSLDDYAIDDHNIGGNAEAQDDYSLDDYAIDDYNIGGNAEVQDNHISDNNTNEAREVLLAHAAENNANEIREVLYDYSLDDYAIDDHNIDGNAEVQDNHISDNNTNEAREVLLAHAAENNANEIREVLYDYSLDDYAIDDHNIGGNAEAQDDYSLDDYAIDDYNIGGNAEAQDNYSLDDYAIDDYNIGGNAEVQDNHISDNNTNETREALAAHAAENNANEIREVLYNYSLDDYAIDDHNIDGNAEVQDNHISDNNTNETREALAAHAAENNANEIREVLYNYSLDDYAIDDHNIDGNAEVQDNHISDNNTNEAREAQVNEELDNVNTTANTQNINERLEHCHISQTNLHKHTFQK, encoded by the coding sequence ATGATGAATAACACACACAATACAAATAACGTTGTAAATCAAGTGCAAGACATAGCACAAGATAACCATATTTCAGACAATAATGCCAACGAGGCTAGAGAAGTACTAGCTGCTCATGCTGCAGAAAATAACGCTAATGAAATTAGAGAAGTATTACATGACTATTCTCTAGATGACTACGCTATAGATGACCACAACATAGGCGGTAATGCTGAAGCACAAGATGACTATTCTTTAGATGATTATGCTATAGATGACTACAATATAGGCGGTAATGCTGAAGTACAAGATAACCATATTTCAGACAATAATACCAATGAGGCTAGAGAAGTACTACTTGCTCATGCTGCAGAAAATAACGCTAATGAAATTAGAGAAGTATTATATGACTATTCTCTAGATGATTATGCCATAGATGACCACAATATAGATGGTAATGCTGAAGTACAAGATAACCATATTTCAGACAATAATACCAATGAGGCTAGAGAAGTACTACTTGCTCATGCTGCAGAAAATAACGCTAATGAAATTAGAGAAGTATTATATGACTATTCTCTAGATGATTATGCCATAGATGACCACAACATAGGCGGTAATGCTGAAGCACAAGATGACTATTCTTTAGATGATTATGCTATAGATGACTACAATATAGGCGGTAATGCTGAAGCACAAGATAACTATTCTTTAGATGATTATGCTATAGATGACTACAACATAGGCGGTAATGCTGAAGTACAAGATAACCATATTTCAGACAATAATACCAATGAGACTAGAGAAGCATTAGCTGCTCATGCTGCAGAAAATAACGCTAATGAAATTAGAGAAGTATTGTATAATTATTCTCTAGATGACTACGCTATAGATGACCACAACATAGACGGTAATGCTGAAGTACAAGATAACCATATTTCAGACAATAATACCAATGAGACTAGAGAAGCACTAGCTGCTCATGCTGCAGAAAATAACGCTAATGAAATTAGAGAAGTATTGTATAATTATTCTCTAGATGACTACGCTATAGATGACCACAACATAGACGGTAATGCTGAAGTACAAGATAACCATATTTCAGACAATAATACCAATGAGGCTAGAGAGGCACAAGTTAATGAAGAGTTGGATAACGTAAATACAACTGCTAATACACAAAATATCAATGAACGATTAGAACATTGTCACATTTCGCAGACAAATCTACACAAACACACTTTTCAAAAATAA
- a CDS encoding ECH_0866 family protein → MDYLSSIAITLILLIIVFIVILIIALRIFKDSKIDTIEIFQQHLTSMSQENVLQVMFPTTKQTINTDIINCNAFLTDICRTDITIQNTKINRDRIKNILSGYINTQQSTKLTDKHSSYLSNISNTNLRNRTLAAAILEQMCSNVKPNIVIKESIIHELISCLHQGCFFSISYKIINSIFNKGSEEDPNYIVRGRNTNTSIKIKNSHIIICDIKNDILINDKGNVDTAKYILTSKLTFSISSNPKNSYSPISYKDIKLTLHFPKNMRQYITSEKPVRNVQENLPHAVLVKKSRNTLVYQLPSFTSNSILLEYYNKLLQNAESIQPLEHLHH, encoded by the coding sequence ATGGACTACCTTAGTAGCATAGCAATAACTTTAATATTATTAATTATAGTTTTTATAGTAATACTAATTATAGCACTTCGTATTTTTAAAGATAGTAAAATTGACACAATAGAAATTTTTCAACAGCACTTGACTTCTATGTCACAAGAAAATGTATTACAAGTTATGTTCCCTACTACCAAGCAAACAATAAATACTGACATCATTAATTGTAACGCATTTCTTACTGATATCTGCCGCACTGATATCACTATTCAGAATACCAAAATTAACCGCGATAGAATAAAAAATATACTTTCAGGTTACATTAACACACAACAAAGTACTAAATTAACAGATAAACATTCATCATACTTATCAAATATAAGTAATACAAATCTTCGTAATAGAACTCTTGCAGCTGCAATTTTAGAACAAATGTGCTCAAATGTAAAACCTAATATAGTAATAAAAGAAAGCATTATACACGAGTTAATCAGCTGTTTACATCAAGGATGTTTTTTCAGCATTTCGTACAAAATAATCAATAGCATTTTTAATAAAGGTTCAGAAGAAGATCCAAACTATATTGTACGAGGCAGAAACACTAACACATCAATTAAAATAAAAAACAGTCATATAATAATTTGTGACATTAAAAATGATATACTTATAAATGATAAAGGTAATGTTGATACAGCAAAATATATACTTACAAGCAAACTAACTTTTTCAATATCATCAAATCCAAAGAACAGTTACAGTCCTATTTCATACAAAGATATAAAATTAACATTACACTTTCCTAAAAACATGAGACAATACATCACAAGTGAAAAACCAGTAAGGAACGTACAAGAAAATTTACCTCATGCTGTCTTAGTAAAAAAAAGCAGGAACACATTAGTATATCAACTACCAAGCTTTACATCTAACAGCATACTACTAGAATATTACAACAAACTTCTACAAAATGCAGAGAGTATACAACCACTAGAACATTTACATCATTAA
- a CDS encoding phosphatidylglycerophosphatase, translating into MLVSWLQILMKIIGKILPTRLISTFLGTGYLPAWQNHWAAVLSLILGYVLFYLIYGMSYVSYGILVTGAVVASLFLKISLGLIVISIISIFVFQSNNSADDRSDIIVVQIALGQLLVVALSMPAILAIYNYLAIFYSKICQNIFMCPSWFNDFMHFLMFFLIPFVFFNILDIIKPWPISSLQILYNNCFSIVFEGLVLVIYTLIVMYLVAFICFDLTIRDAVALNSYIFTLLKFR; encoded by the coding sequence ATGTTAGTTTCTTGGTTGCAAATTTTAATGAAAATTATAGGTAAAATATTACCTACTAGGTTAATAAGCACGTTTTTAGGTACTGGATATTTACCAGCATGGCAGAATCATTGGGCTGCGGTCTTGTCTTTAATATTGGGTTATGTATTATTCTACTTAATATACGGAATGTCCTATGTATCATATGGTATATTAGTAACAGGAGCTGTAGTAGCATCATTATTTTTAAAGATATCGTTAGGGCTGATTGTAATATCTATTATATCAATTTTTGTATTTCAATCTAATAACTCTGCTGATGATAGAAGTGATATAATAGTAGTACAAATAGCATTAGGACAGCTTTTAGTAGTTGCATTGTCTATGCCTGCAATACTTGCAATATATAACTACTTGGCAATATTTTATAGTAAAATATGTCAAAATATTTTTATGTGTCCTTCTTGGTTTAATGATTTTATGCATTTTTTAATGTTCTTTTTGATCCCTTTTGTGTTTTTTAATATTCTTGACATAATAAAACCTTGGCCTATCTCTAGTTTGCAGATATTATATAACAATTGCTTTTCAATAGTTTTTGAAGGACTAGTGTTAGTCATTTATACATTGATAGTTATGTATCTTGTAGCATTTATATGTTTTGACTTAACTATTCGTGATGCAGTGGCTCTTAATAGTTATATTTTTACTTTGCTAAAATTCAGGTAA
- a CDS encoding acyl carrier protein: protein MESNDEKLESVKDTVTKIVIDCLKLKDEQKATLSGSTNLAKDLNLDSLDFVDLVMCLEDHFSIEISDEEAQELETIDKIEEYIRNKLSSKN, encoded by the coding sequence ATGGAAAGTAATGACGAAAAGTTAGAATCTGTCAAAGATACTGTGACTAAAATTGTGATTGATTGTTTAAAACTAAAAGACGAACAAAAAGCTACTCTATCCGGTAGCACTAATTTAGCAAAAGACTTGAATCTTGATAGCCTTGATTTCGTAGATTTGGTAATGTGCTTAGAAGACCATTTCTCCATAGAAATTTCCGATGAAGAAGCACAAGAACTTGAAACTATAGATAAAATAGAAGAGTATATACGTAATAAGTTATCAAGTAAGAATTGA
- a CDS encoding disulfide bond formation protein B, with product MVKNYSVILLFIASIVALGVAYIAQYLFGMLPCKLCIYERIPYFITVGLFILYLFKSSKVIFFIMCLCYICNICISGYHVALEHSWVADIIGCTDSIKSLNFDDLKNALLDVNVVISCNRPSIVFIGLSMAECNLIYCVLCLVLSVYLFVKQYVTKR from the coding sequence ATGGTAAAAAATTACAGTGTAATTTTGTTATTTATAGCAAGTATTGTTGCATTGGGTGTAGCCTATATAGCTCAATATTTGTTTGGAATGCTTCCTTGTAAGTTATGTATATATGAACGCATACCATATTTTATTACTGTTGGATTGTTTATCTTATATTTATTTAAATCATCTAAAGTAATTTTTTTTATAATGTGCTTATGTTATATATGCAATATATGCATCTCAGGTTATCATGTTGCTCTTGAACATAGTTGGGTAGCGGATATTATAGGATGTACAGATAGTATAAAATCTTTAAATTTTGATGACCTGAAAAATGCTTTACTAGATGTAAATGTGGTAATATCTTGTAATCGTCCTAGTATTGTATTTATAGGATTATCTATGGCAGAATGCAATCTTATATATTGTGTGCTATGTTTAGTATTAAGTGTCTATTTATTTGTAAAACAATATGTTACAAAAAGATAA
- a CDS encoding demethoxyubiquinone hydroxylase family protein: MLQKDNLLQQAIRVNHAGEYGAVCIYSGQELIFRKMSVGEKILEMKKQEQKHFRYFDSVMKDKKIRPTVFLPVWHVMGVMLGITTALMGEDAAMACTVAVEDVISDHYQDQIAMLDEGELKDKVIQFRNEELEHHDTAMCYNSGNAANYSILSFFIKKACKAAICLSKVM, from the coding sequence ATGTTACAAAAAGATAATCTATTGCAACAAGCTATTCGAGTAAATCATGCTGGAGAGTATGGAGCAGTGTGTATATATTCTGGTCAAGAATTGATTTTTCGTAAAATGTCTGTTGGTGAGAAAATTCTTGAAATGAAGAAACAAGAACAGAAGCATTTTCGTTATTTTGATTCTGTAATGAAAGATAAAAAAATACGTCCTACAGTTTTTTTACCAGTATGGCATGTTATGGGAGTTATGTTAGGTATTACAACGGCTTTAATGGGTGAGGATGCAGCTATGGCTTGTACTGTTGCTGTGGAAGATGTAATAAGTGATCATTATCAAGATCAAATAGCAATGTTGGATGAAGGTGAATTAAAAGATAAGGTTATTCAGTTTCGTAATGAAGAGCTGGAACATCATGATACTGCTATGTGTTATAATTCTGGTAATGCTGCTAACTATAGTATCTTGTCTTTTTTTATAAAAAAGGCATGCAAAGCTGCTATCTGTCTTTCTAAAGTTATGTGA
- the fabF gene encoding beta-ketoacyl-ACP synthase II — translation MAKKRVVITGLGLVTSLGSDLKTVWDSLSKGISGIRKIDRFDTSDLDCKVAGQVTTKPESEEYIFDAGDYIPEKDLKKMDTFIHFGIASATQAINDSNLLDYKDLDYSRVGVIVGSGIGGLQFIEKTVICLKERGPKRISPFFIPASLINLTSGHISMKYGFTGLNDAVVTACSTGAQAIGNAARVIQSGEADVIIAGGTESAICRIGIAGFAAMKALSTKFNDTPELASRPWDKQRDGFVMGEGSGVVILEDYEHAKKRGARIYGELLGYGMTSDAYHMSAPHPEGKGGIKSIELALSNAQLNPESINYINAHGTSTPIGDSIEIQAIKNVFKESVYKVPISSTKSSIGHLLGAAGSVEAIFCILAMNTGIAPPTLNLHESSEDPKLNLVPLNAQEHKINYCLSNSFGFGGVNVSLVFGKV, via the coding sequence ATGGCAAAAAAGAGAGTTGTTATTACCGGGCTAGGGTTAGTCACTTCTCTAGGTAGCGATTTAAAAACAGTATGGGACTCTTTATCTAAAGGAATTTCAGGTATAAGAAAAATTGATAGATTTGATACATCTGACCTTGACTGTAAAGTAGCTGGTCAGGTAACAACAAAACCTGAATCTGAAGAATATATTTTTGATGCCGGAGATTATATACCAGAAAAAGATTTAAAAAAAATGGATACTTTTATTCATTTTGGTATAGCATCTGCTACCCAAGCAATTAATGACTCTAATTTACTTGATTATAAAGATCTTGACTATAGTAGAGTAGGAGTAATAGTGGGATCAGGAATAGGTGGTCTCCAATTTATCGAAAAAACTGTTATATGTTTGAAAGAGCGTGGTCCGAAGAGAATTAGTCCCTTTTTTATTCCTGCAAGTTTAATTAATTTAACATCTGGTCACATATCCATGAAGTATGGGTTCACAGGATTAAATGATGCAGTAGTAACCGCATGTTCAACAGGAGCACAAGCTATAGGTAATGCAGCAAGAGTCATTCAATCTGGTGAAGCAGATGTAATAATAGCTGGTGGAACAGAAAGTGCAATCTGCCGTATAGGAATTGCAGGATTTGCAGCTATGAAAGCACTCTCAACAAAATTTAATGATACTCCAGAGTTAGCATCACGTCCCTGGGATAAGCAAAGAGACGGATTTGTTATGGGAGAAGGTTCAGGAGTAGTTATATTAGAAGACTACGAACATGCTAAAAAACGTGGAGCAAGAATATACGGGGAACTGTTAGGGTATGGCATGACCTCAGATGCATATCATATGTCAGCACCTCATCCAGAAGGGAAAGGTGGAATAAAATCTATTGAGCTCGCACTATCTAACGCACAATTAAACCCAGAATCTATAAATTACATAAATGCACATGGTACTTCCACTCCTATAGGAGATAGTATAGAAATCCAAGCAATAAAGAATGTATTTAAGGAAAGCGTATATAAAGTACCAATATCATCAACAAAATCCTCCATAGGCCATTTACTTGGAGCAGCAGGAAGCGTTGAAGCTATATTCTGTATACTTGCTATGAATACAGGAATTGCCCCTCCTACATTAAATTTACATGAGTCTTCTGAAGATCCAAAATTAAATCTTGTTCCACTTAATGCACAGGAACATAAGATCAATTATTGTCTTTCTAACTCTTTTGGGTTTGGTGGAGTAAATGTATCTTTAGTATTTGGTAAGGTGTAG
- the rpmG gene encoding 50S ribosomal protein L33, translated as MAKKGSTLLVKLASSAKTGFFYVKKRNPKKLINKLSFRKYDPIVKKHVLFTEEKLR; from the coding sequence ATGGCTAAAAAAGGTTCTACTTTACTTGTAAAATTAGCAAGCAGTGCAAAAACTGGTTTTTTTTATGTAAAGAAGCGTAATCCTAAAAAATTAATTAATAAGCTCTCTTTTCGAAAGTATGATCCTATAGTAAAAAAACATGTATTATTCACTGAGGAAAAGCTAAGGTAG